A window from bacterium encodes these proteins:
- a CDS encoding T9SS type A sorting domain-containing protein has protein sequence MHIKNSITTFVLAAIGIAPAISLHAQFTAAGSLIPLGQLPGDNLHPDFTRANTYPDPHDTRELWLAWDAGTTLERHVYVRKYVGPQQQWGTPIAITSGSSINQYPDIENLGDSILVVWESNERGNFDILFSLYDGTAWSESAAIASDTTDDRKPVLFAQYRDQENGGWDRTALVVWECGAKLMWGYFDGQKWGLPQDVPGALDSAKSPQIGMSSGKFPVMVWEGLVQDNWDIYCSWYMPDSNAWATAPIRLTTQPAEDRDPQIGYAGIYPIPFDSAYYGDGQIVWQTNVDGNQEIYSGYFSITPDPAVIEGQNISQDDSTDCAPTAQFISEGDVFYAVVAWQTNRAGFANLVSNYLYLPCENLPSDSIPDQNPVLSQSVHYDPAYYWLTWERFENGRWSIYGLPFIRSYVGTVSEKNVPSPPHMTQLVQNYPNPFNPETRIVFFVPPSSLQQRVVIKIFDLTGRLVRVLFDREIAPGRYEVIWDGRDAHNNELASGMYVYRLEAGDRVIVKRMTLLR, from the coding sequence ATGCATATCAAGAATTCAATCACAACGTTTGTACTTGCCGCCATTGGCATAGCGCCGGCAATCTCCTTGCACGCGCAATTCACGGCCGCGGGCTCCCTGATTCCTTTGGGCCAGTTGCCCGGAGATAATCTGCATCCAGACTTCACGCGCGCGAACACCTATCCCGATCCCCATGACACGCGTGAATTGTGGCTTGCCTGGGATGCTGGAACCACCCTCGAGCGTCATGTTTATGTCAGAAAATACGTGGGGCCGCAACAGCAATGGGGAACACCAATCGCCATCACTTCGGGAAGCAGCATCAATCAATATCCCGACATTGAGAATCTTGGCGATTCGATTCTGGTGGTGTGGGAATCCAATGAACGCGGCAATTTTGATATACTTTTCAGCCTGTATGATGGCACCGCTTGGAGCGAGTCGGCGGCTATTGCCTCCGATACAACTGACGATCGCAAACCGGTACTGTTTGCACAATATCGTGATCAAGAAAACGGGGGTTGGGATCGCACAGCATTGGTGGTCTGGGAGTGCGGGGCGAAGCTTATGTGGGGCTATTTCGATGGCCAGAAATGGGGGCTTCCACAAGATGTTCCCGGCGCTTTGGATAGTGCCAAGTCCCCCCAAATTGGAATGTCGAGCGGCAAATTTCCGGTGATGGTTTGGGAAGGATTAGTTCAGGATAATTGGGACATCTATTGCAGTTGGTACATGCCCGATTCTAATGCCTGGGCCACTGCGCCGATACGATTAACAACTCAACCGGCAGAGGATCGTGACCCTCAAATTGGATACGCAGGAATTTACCCTATCCCTTTTGATAGTGCCTACTATGGCGATGGTCAGATTGTCTGGCAAACCAATGTCGATGGCAATCAAGAAATCTATTCGGGATATTTTTCCATTACGCCTGATCCGGCCGTCATCGAAGGCCAGAACATTTCTCAGGACGACAGCACCGATTGCGCTCCCACCGCACAATTCATTTCTGAAGGCGACGTGTTTTATGCCGTGGTTGCTTGGCAAACGAATCGTGCTGGGTTCGCCAACCTCGTTTCAAACTATCTGTATCTTCCTTGTGAAAATTTGCCCAGCGATTCCATTCCTGACCAAAATCCCGTGCTCTCCCAAAGTGTGCATTACGATCCAGCTTACTATTGGCTGACGTGGGAAAGGTTTGAAAACGGCCGTTGGTCAATTTATGGTTTGCCTTTTATCCGAAGCTATGTCGGCACGGTCAGCGAGAAAAACGTACCAAGCCCGCCACACATGACTCAGCTCGTGCAGAATTATCCCAATCCCTTCAATCCCGAAACCAGGATTGTATTTTTCGTGCCGCCAAGCTCACTGCAACAGCGCGTTGTCATCAAGATCTTCGACCTCACCGGCCGGTTGGTGCGGGTTTTATTTGATCGTGAAATCGCGCCCGGGCGCTACGAAGTAATTTGGGATGGCCGGGATGCGCACAACAACGAGCTGGCGAGCGGGATGTATGTTTATCGATTGGAGGCGGGTGATAGAGTGATTGTGAAGCGTATGACATTGTTGCGATGA
- a CDS encoding VWA domain-containing protein, with the protein MKKTAILLLLLACPAAFAGGVMKVKGQASSYLPPQRVSVTVDVDNQVATTVTQQTFVNSLPLPVWLIYGFPTDVNASVLQFRWRTAGQWRTAQITGSPQDTSGVIDPGGDADRLFLDYLGEAPFFFTFRDSLPADSALTVELTYIELLQYRSGEVIYDYPLDLRVFSQRPLNAFRLALQLRSARKLIGLTNPTHGATAASFTDSTATLLFEQENLAADRDFRVHYQVSQKDLGVFLLSHQPQNEDGYFIMLAEPDPTTGQEEVIDKVFTFIIDVSGSMWGEKIEQAKAAALFTVDHLNADDHFNVIKFNTAVTKFRANPVPATPNEIVAARGFIDQITANGGTDLQSALLAGLGQQMSDTTANIIIFITDGIASLDQQAIVNANTHNVRIFVFGIGTDVNQPLLTQVAANNNGIAEFLGNDEVNSRISAFYNKIRNPLLQNIRLAFTPAITSEIYPLQLPDIYVGEQLVVLGRYSQAGPAQVTLQGAGAGTPVRYDYGVNFTADSLANRFLPRLWAKYKIDALLVLMAGVPQGSNQWQEWKQEVIRLSLRYGILTPFTSFTDPGTPPAAVAEEPASATAMPAGFVLLQNYPNPFNPETRIVFYVPPETARQRVVLEIYDLLGRLVAVLFDREVAPGRYEVVWNGKDLRGHEVPSGIYIYRLKAGQVEVAKRMTLLR; encoded by the coding sequence ATGAAAAAGACTGCCATTCTGCTACTGCTGCTGGCCTGCCCGGCCGCCTTTGCCGGCGGCGTGATGAAAGTCAAAGGCCAGGCATCGAGTTATTTGCCGCCGCAACGCGTCAGCGTCACGGTTGACGTCGACAACCAAGTGGCCACCACCGTGACGCAACAGACCTTTGTGAATTCTCTACCTCTGCCGGTGTGGCTGATCTACGGCTTCCCGACGGACGTGAATGCCAGTGTGTTGCAGTTTCGCTGGCGCACCGCCGGCCAGTGGCGCACCGCGCAAATCACCGGCTCGCCGCAGGACACCAGCGGCGTCATCGACCCGGGCGGCGATGCCGATCGTCTCTTTCTCGATTACCTGGGCGAGGCGCCATTTTTTTTCACCTTCCGGGATTCACTGCCCGCGGACTCGGCGCTGACGGTCGAGCTGACTTACATCGAGCTGCTGCAGTACCGCAGCGGTGAAGTGATCTATGACTATCCTCTGGATTTGCGCGTGTTCTCCCAGCGTCCGCTGAATGCCTTTCGTCTCGCGCTGCAGTTGCGCTCGGCGCGCAAGTTGATCGGGTTGACCAATCCCACCCACGGCGCAACCGCCGCAAGCTTCACCGACAGCACGGCCACCCTGCTGTTTGAACAGGAGAATCTGGCTGCCGACCGCGATTTTCGCGTGCATTATCAAGTCAGCCAGAAGGATTTGGGCGTTTTCCTGCTCAGTCACCAGCCGCAAAACGAGGACGGCTATTTCATCATGCTGGCCGAGCCGGATCCCACCACCGGCCAGGAGGAGGTGATCGACAAAGTCTTCACCTTTATCATCGATGTTTCCGGCAGCATGTGGGGAGAAAAGATCGAGCAGGCGAAAGCGGCGGCCTTGTTCACCGTCGATCACCTGAATGCGGATGATCACTTCAACGTGATCAAGTTCAACACGGCGGTGACGAAATTCCGGGCGAATCCCGTGCCGGCAACGCCGAACGAGATCGTGGCGGCGCGCGGCTTCATCGATCAAATCACGGCCAACGGCGGCACTGACTTGCAGTCGGCATTGTTGGCGGGCCTGGGCCAGCAGATGAGCGACACCACCGCCAATATCATCATCTTCATCACTGACGGCATTGCCTCACTCGACCAGCAGGCGATCGTCAACGCCAACACCCACAACGTGCGCATCTTTGTGTTCGGCATCGGCACGGACGTGAATCAGCCCTTGCTCACCCAGGTAGCGGCGAACAACAACGGCATCGCCGAGTTTTTGGGCAATGACGAGGTCAACAGCCGCATCAGCGCGTTCTACAACAAGATTCGCAATCCCCTGCTGCAAAACATTCGCCTCGCTTTCACCCCGGCCATCACCAGCGAGATTTATCCGCTACAGTTGCCGGACATCTATGTCGGCGAACAGCTTGTGGTGCTGGGGCGCTACAGTCAAGCCGGGCCGGCGCAGGTGACGCTGCAGGGCGCCGGCGCCGGGACGCCGGTGCGTTATGATTACGGCGTGAATTTCACCGCCGACTCGCTGGCGAATCGTTTTCTGCCGCGGCTGTGGGCGAAATACAAAATCGATGCGCTGCTGGTGTTGATGGCCGGTGTGCCGCAAGGCTCGAATCAATGGCAGGAATGGAAGCAGGAAGTGATTCGCCTGAGCCTGCGGTACGGCATTCTCACGCCGTTCACCAGCTTCACGGACCCGGGCACGCCGCCCGCCGCAGTGGCGGAGGAGCCGGCGTCGGCCACGGCCATGCCCGCGGGCTTCGTGTTGCTGCAGAATTATCCCAATCCTTTCAATCCCGAAACGCGCATCGTCTTCTACGTGCCGCCGGAGACGGCGAGGCAGCGCGTCGTGCTCGAGATCTACGACCTGCTCGGCCGCCTCGTGGCCGTGCTCTTCGATCGCGAAGTTGCGCCGGGACGCTATGAAGTCGTATGGAATGGCAAAGATCTGCGCGGGCACGAGGTGCCGAGCGGAATCTACATCTATCGCCTGAAGGCCGGCCAGGTGGAGGTGGCAAAGCGGATGACGCTGTTGCGGTGA
- a CDS encoding VWA domain-containing protein has translation MRRLMRIILAAIFWAMLAQQSAFATGALFVRPLRSNQTYQTIWIKTYDASVMIQDQIAVTHVDQICFNETNDIVEATYIFPLPEGAVITELVYWLNGKRFVASVRERQAAQQAYDQRIRQLIDPALLQYLGDNLFKLNIAPINPKTDVRFEITYAELLAYEFGNVDYRFFLRTTGLSPRPLQRVTLNIAAATAKEFKSFTSPSHANSTGTQITQVTPSRYEVIFGDENFTPDRDFLLRFETKRESVDMNVITYTPVATDSFGVDSFYALWITPPDTIEAGETLARDLVFTADVSSSMEGERLVELKSALNSFLDHLNPADRFNLVTFGTNVVKYRPDLVPAEAAAIAAARAFVNGLSALGLTNIDGALQASLQQSFREATSNNLIFLTDGYPTWGELNVNAIVDSAAARNQHNVRIFPFGIGEDVSKPLLIALARANGGYPTYITATDSIALVVANHVNRISKPVLSNLVLDLGGLQTYDRYPLVLSDLFFGNQVLQFGRYTNSGAFPVTLSGTAQQQNFELTSLVTFGQISGGNRAVARLWARSKIDHLLEQIAIYGELKELVDAVIDLSIRYSILTKYTALYVDPNPTSVEDNDPQLLPKTFVLEQNYPNPFNPETKIVFFVPPSAQQQRVVIKIFDITGRLVRILFDREVAPGRYEVMWDGKDAHNNELASGTYVYRLEAGSRVIARKMTLMR, from the coding sequence ATGCGCCGGCTCATGAGAATCATTCTTGCCGCCATTTTTTGGGCCATGCTCGCGCAGCAATCCGCGTTTGCCACCGGCGCGCTGTTCGTGCGCCCGCTGCGCAGCAACCAAACCTATCAAACCATCTGGATCAAAACCTATGATGCCAGCGTGATGATCCAGGATCAAATCGCGGTGACCCACGTCGACCAAATTTGCTTCAACGAAACCAACGACATCGTCGAGGCCACCTACATTTTTCCTCTGCCCGAAGGCGCGGTGATCACCGAGTTGGTCTACTGGCTCAACGGCAAGCGTTTCGTCGCCTCCGTCCGCGAGCGCCAAGCCGCGCAACAAGCTTATGACCAGCGCATTCGCCAGCTCATTGATCCGGCACTGTTGCAGTATCTCGGCGACAATCTCTTCAAGCTGAACATCGCGCCCATCAATCCCAAAACCGATGTTCGTTTTGAAATCACTTATGCTGAGCTGCTGGCCTATGAATTCGGCAACGTCGATTACCGCTTTTTCCTGCGCACCACCGGCCTCTCGCCGCGGCCGCTGCAGCGCGTCACGCTGAATATTGCCGCGGCCACGGCCAAAGAGTTCAAGTCCTTCACCTCGCCCAGCCACGCCAACTCCACCGGCACGCAGATCACGCAAGTTACTCCGAGCCGATATGAAGTCATTTTCGGCGATGAGAATTTCACGCCGGATCGCGACTTTCTGCTGCGCTTCGAAACCAAGCGCGAGTCGGTTGACATGAACGTCATCACCTACACGCCGGTAGCCACGGACTCGTTCGGCGTGGACAGTTTCTACGCGCTGTGGATCACGCCGCCGGACACGATCGAGGCCGGGGAAACGCTGGCGCGCGACCTCGTGTTCACGGCAGATGTGTCCTCGAGCATGGAAGGCGAACGTTTGGTGGAATTGAAGTCCGCGCTCAATAGTTTTCTGGATCATCTCAATCCCGCGGATCGTTTCAATCTTGTCACCTTTGGCACCAATGTGGTGAAATACCGTCCGGATTTAGTTCCGGCCGAGGCCGCTGCGATTGCGGCCGCGCGTGCGTTCGTCAACGGCCTGAGCGCGCTGGGCTTGACCAACATTGACGGCGCGCTGCAAGCCTCGTTGCAGCAATCCTTCCGGGAGGCCACTTCCAACAACCTGATCTTCCTCACCGATGGCTATCCCACCTGGGGCGAGCTGAACGTCAACGCCATTGTGGACAGCGCCGCGGCGCGCAACCAGCACAATGTGCGCATCTTTCCCTTCGGCATCGGTGAAGACGTGAGCAAGCCGTTGTTGATTGCGCTGGCGCGCGCGAACGGCGGATATCCCACCTACATCACGGCGACGGACAGCATCGCGCTGGTGGTGGCCAATCATGTCAATCGCATTTCCAAACCGGTGTTGTCGAATCTTGTTCTTGATCTTGGCGGCTTGCAGACCTACGATCGTTATCCGCTGGTGCTCTCGGATTTGTTTTTTGGCAATCAGGTTTTGCAGTTCGGGCGCTACACCAACAGCGGTGCGTTTCCCGTGACGCTCAGCGGCACGGCGCAGCAGCAGAATTTCGAGCTGACGAGTTTGGTGACTTTTGGGCAAATCAGCGGCGGCAATCGTGCCGTGGCGCGGTTGTGGGCCAGGAGCAAGATCGATCATCTGCTCGAACAAATCGCGATCTACGGCGAGTTGAAGGAATTGGTCGATGCCGTGATTGACTTGAGCATTCGCTACAGCATTTTGACGAAGTATACCGCGCTGTATGTCGATCCCAACCCGACTTCGGTTGAGGATAATGATCCCCAGCTTTTGCCCAAGACGTTCGTGCTGGAACAGAATTATCCCAATCCCTTCAATCCCGAAACCAAGATTGTATTTTTCGTTCCCCCAAGCGCGCAGCAACAGCGCGTTGTGATCAAGATTTTCGATATCACCGGCCGGCTGGTGAGGATATTGTTTGACCGCGAAGTCGCGCCGGGACGCTATGAAGTGATGTGGGATGGCAAAGATGCGCACAACAACGAGCTGGCGAGCGGGACGTATGTTTATCGATTGGAGGCGGGTAGTAGGGTGATTGCGAGGAAAATGACTTTGATGCGATAA
- a CDS encoding T9SS type A sorting domain-containing protein — protein MQSLKRTLLLLGLLTWSSQAQAYDYLQIQHPRQTWRYGQGTIEQAVISIKPQGIYMEYGLYLTFSARGLGFTAADSVEVQFFFDLPKGAIIHDLWLWVDDQIMRALIMDRWTASGIYEDIVKRRRDPAILFKNDADSYELRIYPMIGTKTRKIKLTYLMPAQWLPTTVAAGLPTNLLRTSRRPLSVFNLLYWPHPTWVNPRILEFSATEFLAKNDEEFGDYVRADLPPAATEIAVNFGVDSPMRNGVFLSKWQQGGEGIYQLALLPSQALDLQAPKKVAFLFDYDASKSTIMPAEVLAGVKTLLQTSFAASDSFNLIFSRATIRRAGEHWFAADSAGVAQAFANAGANPIASYSNLPALLANGLDFVKQHGNDGSLLLLACSDQAGNYQVANPLLDDLLRSTESMTPIHIGDFAGVNTSYYFNGGRYYFGNEYFYENLARRTVGSYTRINQTGNSFSALLAAASQSLSGFIDAFDLHTKLGSGFCYGRFALGGGTNQAVYLDRPILQVGKFTGEFPFVIEASGFYRGTPFSREISPAAGEVFAADTLAEEIWIGNHLAGLEAQPSPSNEMIRQIVDTSVRERVLSRYTAFLALEPNDTVKVCLDCQDESRLVPPTAVAAREETPADSVLQAYPNPFNAATTLRLKLPENAKNGEVSLKIYNVMGQVVRSFNLNNAAGNRIVHFTWDGRNDAGEMLATGAYYAILQTPNARFTAKLLMMK, from the coding sequence ATGCAATCCTTAAAAAGAACTCTTCTGCTGCTCGGCCTGTTGACCTGGAGCAGCCAGGCGCAAGCTTATGACTACTTGCAGATTCAGCATCCGCGCCAAACCTGGCGGTACGGCCAGGGCACGATTGAACAGGCCGTGATCTCCATCAAGCCGCAGGGCATCTACATGGAATACGGCCTCTATCTCACCTTCTCGGCCCGTGGTCTGGGTTTCACCGCCGCCGACAGCGTGGAAGTGCAGTTCTTCTTCGATCTCCCCAAAGGCGCAATCATACACGATCTGTGGCTCTGGGTCGATGATCAAATCATGCGCGCGTTGATCATGGATCGCTGGACCGCCTCGGGTATCTATGAAGACATCGTCAAACGCCGGCGCGATCCCGCCATTCTCTTCAAGAATGACGCCGACAGCTACGAACTGCGCATTTACCCCATGATCGGCACCAAGACCCGCAAGATCAAACTGACCTACCTCATGCCGGCGCAATGGCTGCCCACTACCGTGGCGGCGGGCTTGCCTACGAATCTCCTGCGCACTTCCCGGCGGCCGCTGTCGGTGTTCAATCTGCTCTACTGGCCGCATCCCACCTGGGTCAATCCCCGGATTCTGGAATTCTCTGCCACCGAATTCCTCGCCAAGAACGACGAAGAATTCGGCGACTATGTGCGCGCCGATCTGCCGCCGGCGGCCACCGAGATTGCGGTCAATTTCGGCGTCGATTCCCCGATGCGCAACGGCGTGTTTCTCAGTAAGTGGCAGCAGGGCGGCGAGGGCATTTACCAGTTGGCGCTGCTGCCCTCGCAAGCGCTCGATCTGCAGGCACCCAAGAAAGTCGCGTTCTTGTTCGACTATGACGCCAGCAAAAGCACCATCATGCCCGCCGAGGTGCTGGCCGGCGTCAAGACCTTGCTGCAGACGAGTTTCGCGGCCAGCGATTCCTTCAATCTCATCTTTTCCCGCGCCACGATTCGACGCGCCGGTGAGCACTGGTTCGCCGCCGATTCCGCGGGTGTGGCGCAGGCGTTTGCCAATGCCGGCGCCAATCCCATCGCGAGCTACAGCAATTTGCCGGCCCTGCTGGCCAATGGCCTTGATTTCGTCAAGCAACATGGCAATGACGGCAGCCTGCTGTTGCTGGCCTGCTCCGATCAAGCCGGCAACTACCAGGTGGCCAATCCCCTGCTCGATGATCTGTTGCGCAGTACCGAGTCCATGACGCCCATTCACATTGGGGATTTTGCCGGCGTCAACACCAGCTACTACTTCAACGGCGGCCGCTACTACTTTGGCAACGAGTACTTCTACGAGAATCTCGCCCGCCGCACCGTCGGCAGCTACACCAGAATCAACCAGACCGGCAATTCTTTTTCCGCCCTGCTGGCCGCCGCCTCGCAATCGCTCAGCGGTTTCATCGATGCGTTCGATCTGCACACTAAGCTCGGCAGCGGCTTTTGCTACGGCCGGTTCGCCTTGGGCGGCGGCACCAACCAAGCCGTCTATCTCGACCGGCCGATTCTGCAAGTGGGAAAATTCACTGGCGAATTTCCCTTTGTCATCGAGGCCTCGGGGTTTTACCGCGGTACGCCCTTTTCGCGGGAAATAAGCCCGGCGGCCGGCGAAGTTTTCGCCGCGGATACGCTTGCGGAGGAAATCTGGATCGGCAATCATCTGGCCGGGCTGGAGGCGCAGCCCTCGCCCTCGAATGAGATGATCCGGCAAATCGTCGATACCAGCGTGCGTGAGCGCGTGCTCTCCCGCTATACCGCCTTCCTCGCGCTCGAACCCAATGACACGGTGAAAGTCTGCCTGGACTGCCAGGATGAATCGCGCCTGGTGCCGCCCACCGCGGTGGCGGCGCGCGAAGAAACACCGGCGGATTCGGTGCTGCAAGCCTATCCCAATCCCTTCAATGCCGCGACCACGCTGCGTTTGAAACTGCCGGAAAACGCCAAGAACGGTGAAGTGAGCCTGAAGATCTACAACGTCATGGGACAAGTGGTGCGTTCGTTCAACCTGAACAACGCGGCGGGGAATCGCATCGTGCATTTCACCTGGGACGGCCGCAACGACGCCGGCGAGATGCTGGCGACCGGCGCCTACTACGCCATTCTGCAAACACCCAACGCGCGGTTCACCGCCAAACTGCTGATGATGAAGTAA
- a CDS encoding DNRLRE domain-containing protein, whose amino-acid sequence MRSCNRFCAFFVLVPGFFSISSLHAQIEVKITASKDNTLYENASGSFSNGSGAAFFAGKNNHGEVRRGLLAFDLAGNLPAGARLESVTLTLNMSRTLPGAQAVSLHRVLADWGEGMSNATGEEGGGAAAASGDATWIHTFFNTQRWANAGGDFSATASATQSVAGLGQYTWGSTPEMVADVQAWLDTPSENFGWLLLGNEQANASAKRFDARETPVIANRPVLTVTYTVAVHMQAARGEAPAAFYLAQNFPNPFNPTTVIQYSLNQNASVVLQVHAIDGRLLRTLRQGHHSAGLYAVSWDGKSDTGEPAASGVYLCKMAAGEFVQTRKLALLR is encoded by the coding sequence ATGCGCAGTTGCAACCGGTTTTGCGCGTTTTTCGTGCTGGTACCGGGCTTCTTTTCAATCAGCTCGCTGCACGCCCAGATCGAAGTCAAAATCACTGCCAGTAAAGACAACACCCTCTACGAAAATGCCTCCGGTTCATTCAGCAACGGCAGCGGCGCCGCTTTCTTTGCCGGCAAAAACAACCACGGCGAAGTGCGGCGCGGCTTGCTGGCGTTTGATCTCGCCGGCAACCTCCCCGCCGGCGCCCGCCTCGAGAGTGTGACACTAACCCTGAACATGTCGCGCACCCTTCCCGGCGCACAGGCAGTCAGCCTGCATCGCGTTTTGGCGGATTGGGGCGAGGGCATGTCCAACGCCACCGGCGAAGAAGGCGGAGGCGCGGCGGCGGCAAGCGGCGATGCCACGTGGATTCACACTTTCTTCAACACGCAACGCTGGGCCAATGCCGGTGGCGATTTCTCCGCCACGGCCAGTGCCACGCAGAGTGTGGCCGGCCTCGGCCAGTACACCTGGGGCTCGACGCCGGAAATGGTCGCGGATGTGCAAGCCTGGTTGGATACGCCGTCGGAAAACTTTGGCTGGCTGCTGTTGGGAAATGAACAAGCCAACGCCAGCGCCAAACGCTTCGATGCGCGGGAAACTCCCGTCATCGCCAACCGTCCGGTTTTGACCGTAACTTACACCGTTGCCGTGCACATGCAAGCCGCACGCGGCGAGGCGCCTGCGGCGTTTTATCTGGCGCAGAATTTTCCCAATCCCTTCAACCCCACGACCGTGATCCAATACTCGCTGAACCAGAATGCCAGTGTCGTCTTGCAGGTCCACGCCATTGACGGCCGGCTGCTGAGAACTTTGCGGCAGGGCCATCACTCGGCCGGCCTATATGCCGTGAGTTGGGACGGCAAATCCGACACCGGCGAACCAGCCGCCAGCGGTGTTTATCTCTGCAAAATGGCGGCAGGGGAATTCGTGCAAACGCGCAAGCTGGCATTGCTGAGATAG
- a CDS encoding FG-GAP-like repeat-containing protein has product MDFVINNYDTLQLYLASTSQHEVYWEKHEISFPILNADSHLPLAFELVDFDFDGDFDLASDGRRFWWNTGNNQTPVWVQDDSVLTGLELGFNLSFVDHDNDGDWDVAGDLYPGALAQFYQNITGGRRPQWMSDSSKIAYGGMGFIFNPQYCDVDRDGDFDMFCATPVPVDPAGCNRLLLFRNLGTLDTPVWNEQSLSHTWCGYYPSYGRPGYQVVDFDGDGDYDLLTRELQRRFAFIKNFGSADSLHLDFDRIELIGPVSAESQAIPVLFDHEYDGALDLIVSEDFEYDFVFNRYHEGRVISFANQGGRFEIGASQNNWFENPYPLRLYNFANHFHFNFSDFDRDGDRDFLFSYYKVSVRDTVTGSRVIYFRNDGSPAQPNWIADSLIFAPFDLSPQRFWAPQLIDLDNDGDDDLFMKRGRQFVFYENITTDSVLAWREQPGFMQGITNSVHYLATFADLTRDGLADLIFGNDDGTLEFYENIGTVRAPAWQLVAEAFAQLDFGEYAAPTFGDFDQDGRLDLFAGNRNGELFFLRNESSVAVQEKKLEIPKAFSLGQNYPNPFNPETKIVFFVPPNARQQRVVIKIFDLTGRLVRVLFDREVAPGRYEVMWDGKDAHNNELASGTYVYRLEAGNIAITKKMSLIH; this is encoded by the coding sequence TTGGACTTTGTTATCAACAACTATGACACGCTCCAGCTTTATCTCGCAAGCACGTCCCAGCACGAAGTCTATTGGGAAAAACACGAGATCTCTTTCCCGATCTTGAACGCAGATTCTCATTTACCACTCGCCTTCGAGTTGGTGGATTTCGATTTCGATGGTGATTTTGACCTGGCTTCTGATGGCAGGCGCTTTTGGTGGAACACCGGCAACAACCAAACGCCCGTTTGGGTCCAAGATGACAGCGTTCTCACCGGTTTGGAGCTGGGCTTCAATCTGTCATTCGTGGATCACGACAATGACGGCGATTGGGACGTGGCGGGCGATCTCTATCCCGGCGCCCTGGCTCAGTTTTATCAGAATATAACCGGAGGGCGGCGCCCGCAGTGGATGAGCGATAGCAGCAAAATTGCCTATGGAGGCATGGGTTTTATCTTCAACCCTCAGTATTGTGATGTTGATCGTGATGGTGATTTCGATATGTTTTGTGCAACACCTGTTCCTGTTGATCCCGCCGGTTGCAATCGTCTGCTGCTATTTCGGAACCTCGGCACGCTTGACACACCGGTCTGGAATGAGCAGTCGCTGTCTCATACCTGGTGTGGATATTACCCCAGCTACGGGAGGCCAGGCTATCAAGTGGTGGATTTTGATGGCGACGGCGACTACGATCTTTTGACGCGTGAGTTACAGCGACGGTTTGCCTTCATCAAAAACTTTGGAAGCGCGGACTCATTGCATCTTGATTTCGACCGAATCGAACTGATCGGTCCGGTTTCGGCGGAATCCCAAGCCATTCCAGTTCTGTTTGACCACGAATATGACGGTGCGCTGGATTTGATTGTCAGCGAAGACTTCGAGTATGATTTCGTATTCAACAGGTATCATGAAGGCCGCGTGATTTCTTTTGCCAACCAGGGCGGCAGGTTCGAAATTGGCGCTTCACAAAATAATTGGTTCGAGAATCCCTATCCGCTCAGGCTCTACAATTTCGCCAATCATTTTCATTTCAATTTCAGCGACTTTGATCGCGATGGCGACCGCGACTTTCTCTTCTCCTATTACAAGGTGAGCGTACGCGATACCGTCACTGGCAGCCGCGTGATCTATTTTCGTAACGACGGTTCGCCAGCCCAACCCAACTGGATTGCGGACAGCCTGATCTTCGCGCCCTTCGATTTGTCGCCGCAGCGCTTCTGGGCGCCGCAATTGATCGACCTCGATAACGATGGTGATGATGATTTGTTCATGAAAAGAGGAAGGCAGTTTGTCTTCTATGAAAATATCACAACGGATTCGGTGCTGGCTTGGCGGGAACAACCGGGCTTCATGCAGGGCATAACAAACAGCGTCCACTATTTGGCCACCTTCGCAGATTTGACGCGCGACGGCTTGGCAGATTTGATTTTCGGCAACGACGACGGCACGCTCGAATTCTATGAAAACATCGGGACCGTACGTGCGCCGGCCTGGCAGCTTGTCGCCGAAGCTTTTGCGCAGCTTGATTTCGGAGAGTATGCCGCACCAACGTTTGGCGATTTCGACCAGGACGGCCGCCTTGATCTCTTTGCCGGCAATCGCAACGGCGAACTGTTTTTTCTGCGCAACGAGTCAAGCGTAGCGGTGCAAGAAAAAAAGTTGGAAATACCCAAAGCGTTCTCTCTGGGACAGAATTATCCCAATCCCTTTAATCCCGAAACCAAAATCGTGTTCTTCGTTCCGCCAAACGCGCGACAACAACGCGTTGTGATCAAAATCTTCGACCTCACCGGCCGGCTGGTGCGGGTTTTGTTTGATCGTGAAGTCGCGCCGGGACGCTATGAAGTGATGTGGGATGGCAAAGATGCGCACAACAACGAGCTGGCGAGCGGGACGTATGTTTATCGGCTGGAGGCGGGCAATATCGCCATTACAAAAAAGATGTCACTCATCCACTAA